A window of the Natronomonas salina genome harbors these coding sequences:
- a CDS encoding cytochrome P450, giving the protein MSQDGKPRSRPVGGDDPPSTPDRTATDGESAVDETLPLPPYPPNLGHPRLHFLHQMRDVYDFGEKALLTRDVIRTRLPGEGDVYTLAHPEHAKRVLLTQREAFEKSDDFSIAFGEGLLTVEGEEWRQQRDLLQPLFARDSVMDYADGMVAQIRRRSDRWSDGDRFDLQAELTDMTLDVLFATVLGRELALDGDHRIRRAAERLHDWFVPTSYLLPRWVPTPARRRFRAGKATLQREAQRLLEEKAGDAPTDPAEAEDLLSLLVGLREAGVTDSGMLSDERLRDQMVTIIFAGHDTTTTSLTFAFWALANDPEVRERFHAEVDALDGPPTLDDVDELPVTERVITETLRMFPPVYSLPRRSTKTTVFDGYRVPAESRVILPIRAIQRDARFFDDPDVFRPERWDGDLRGELHDFAYAPFGGGPRICIGREFALLEAKLALATIGREYDLYWLGENDPDGEPPVSPEMTTRMETGQEFVVVER; this is encoded by the coding sequence ATGAGCCAGGATGGCAAACCACGTAGCCGCCCGGTCGGCGGGGACGACCCACCGTCCACGCCCGACCGCACGGCGACGGACGGGGAGTCGGCCGTCGACGAGACGCTGCCGCTGCCGCCCTATCCGCCGAACCTCGGCCACCCGCGGCTGCACTTCCTCCACCAGATGCGTGACGTCTACGACTTCGGCGAGAAGGCGCTGCTGACCCGCGACGTAATCCGGACGCGCCTCCCCGGCGAGGGCGACGTCTACACGCTCGCCCACCCGGAGCACGCCAAGCGGGTGCTGTTGACCCAGCGGGAGGCCTTCGAGAAGTCCGACGACTTCTCCATCGCCTTCGGCGAGGGCCTGCTGACCGTCGAGGGCGAGGAGTGGCGCCAACAGCGCGACCTCCTCCAGCCGCTGTTCGCCCGCGACAGCGTGATGGACTACGCCGACGGGATGGTCGCCCAGATCCGCCGGCGGAGCGACCGCTGGAGCGACGGCGACCGATTCGACCTGCAGGCCGAACTCACCGACATGACCCTGGACGTGCTGTTCGCGACGGTCCTCGGCCGGGAGCTGGCACTCGACGGCGACCACCGAATCCGCCGGGCCGCCGAGCGCCTCCACGACTGGTTCGTCCCGACCTCGTACCTGCTGCCGCGGTGGGTGCCGACGCCCGCCCGCCGCCGGTTCCGGGCCGGGAAGGCGACCCTCCAGCGTGAGGCCCAGCGCCTCCTGGAGGAGAAGGCGGGTGACGCGCCGACCGACCCCGCCGAGGCCGAGGACCTCCTCTCGTTGCTCGTGGGGCTCCGCGAGGCCGGCGTCACCGACTCGGGGATGCTCTCCGACGAGCGGCTCCGCGACCAGATGGTGACGATCATCTTCGCGGGCCACGACACCACCACGACGTCGCTGACGTTCGCCTTCTGGGCGCTGGCGAACGACCCCGAGGTCCGCGAGCGGTTCCACGCCGAGGTCGACGCCCTCGACGGTCCGCCGACGCTCGACGACGTCGACGAGCTCCCGGTGACCGAGCGGGTGATCACCGAGACGCTCCGCATGTTCCCGCCGGTCTACTCGCTGCCGCGGCGCTCGACGAAGACGACGGTCTTCGACGGGTACCGCGTGCCGGCGGAGAGCCGGGTCATCCTGCCGATCCGCGCCATCCAGCGGGACGCCCGGTTCTTCGACGATCCCGACGTCTTCCGGCCCGAGCGCTGGGACGGCGACCTCCGCGGTGAGCTCCACGACTTCGCGTACGCGCCGTTCGGCGGCGGGCCGCGGATCTGCATCGGCCGGGAGTTCGCGCTGCTGGAGGCGAAGCTGGCGCTGGCGACCATCGGCCGCGAGTACGACCTCTACTGGCTCGGCGAGAACGACCCGGACGGCGAGCCGCCCGTCTCCCCGGAGATGACGACGCGGATGGAGACGGGACAGGAGTTCGTCGTCGTCGAGCGGTAG
- a CDS encoding response regulator: MSNRRGEPADVLLVEDNPGDVRLTQEAFREGRIQTTIHVATDGVEAMKFLEQTGEYADAPRPDIVLLDLNLPRKNGDEVLEEMKADPELDHIPVIVLTSSAAEEDVAKLYDCNANAYLTKPVDPDEFIETVRTLEEFWLSVVRLPQHDA; this comes from the coding sequence ATGAGTAATAGGCGGGGCGAGCCCGCGGACGTCCTGCTCGTCGAGGACAACCCCGGCGACGTCCGGCTCACCCAGGAGGCGTTCCGCGAGGGGCGCATCCAGACGACGATCCACGTCGCCACCGACGGCGTCGAGGCGATGAAGTTCCTTGAGCAGACCGGCGAGTACGCCGACGCGCCGCGGCCGGACATCGTCCTCCTCGATCTGAACCTCCCGCGGAAGAACGGCGACGAGGTCCTCGAGGAGATGAAAGCGGACCCCGAACTCGACCACATCCCGGTCATCGTCCTCACGAGTTCGGCCGCCGAGGAGGACGTCGCGAAGCTCTACGACTGCAACGCGAACGCCTACCTCACGAAGCCGGTCGACCCCGACGAGTTCATCGAGACGGTCCGCACCCTCGAGGAGTTCTGGCTCTCCGTCGTCCGCCTTCCCCAGCACGACGCGTAG
- a CDS encoding inorganic diphosphatase, with amino-acid sequence MAGANLWEDLETGPNPPEEIYAVVECLKGERNKYEYDKDIPGVVLDRVLHSNVHYPSDYGFIPQSYYDDEDPFDVLVLVEDQTFPGCVVEARPVALMKMDDDGEQDDKVIAVPTEDPRYDHIEDLEDITQQQLDEIEEFFETYKNLEEGKEVETQGWEDRQAAYDAIEHSQDLYEEHFQ; translated from the coding sequence ATGGCTGGAGCGAACCTGTGGGAAGACCTGGAGACGGGACCGAACCCGCCCGAAGAGATCTACGCGGTCGTCGAGTGCCTGAAGGGCGAGCGCAACAAGTACGAGTACGACAAGGACATCCCCGGTGTCGTCCTCGACCGGGTGCTCCACTCGAACGTCCACTACCCCTCCGACTACGGCTTCATCCCGCAGTCGTACTACGACGACGAGGACCCCTTCGACGTGCTCGTCCTCGTCGAGGACCAGACGTTCCCCGGCTGCGTCGTCGAGGCCCGCCCGGTCGCGCTGATGAAGATGGACGACGACGGCGAGCAGGACGACAAGGTCATCGCCGTCCCGACCGAGGACCCCCGCTACGACCACATCGAGGACCTCGAGGACATCACCCAGCAGCAACTCGACGAGATCGAGGAGTTCTTCGAGACCTACAAGAACCTCGAGGAGGGCAAGGAGGTCGAGACGCAGGGCTGGGAGGACCGGCAGGCCGCCTACGACGCCATCGAGCACTCCCAGGACCTCTACGAAGAGCACTTCCAGTAA
- a CDS encoding polysaccharide deacetylase family protein, whose protein sequence is MGDLDRYLGTGDENPDDGNDTVPQTDEPTPTDDGEEGEDGELLIDFEDGVDDWYDLDTYGSFEATNDVKNGEGGIRLLADEAEPYVGAVKAFSEPVDLRGKTLSVSFRAKNPQIHRLEVQPVAPDQGNVLRLNRTHTGPTNHWMTLDMGATGERGDPDLGEVYELRLIGRQRSQGQAIDMAIDEIRVHDAPDTGKVMLTWDDCHHTHTRAFDIMEEFGFPGVDGVITHAVGASSRLDVSELREMNSSGWDIVSHPHPENNGSAVLTEENWTETEQRDIIEKSINWLETRGFEDGAKYHIAPGNIRDATNMELLREYHAGSISYGGGNVGLPVNDPHAVGRIDGTSVEAVKNSVDLAEKYNQLVAPMWHSIGDNGEDFDISEDDYRELLEYIDDADVDVVTMSDLVD, encoded by the coding sequence GTGGGCGATCTCGACCGCTACCTCGGAACCGGAGACGAGAACCCGGACGACGGGAACGACACGGTCCCACAGACCGACGAGCCGACGCCGACGGACGACGGCGAGGAGGGTGAGGATGGAGAGCTACTGATCGACTTCGAAGACGGCGTCGACGACTGGTACGACCTCGACACGTACGGGTCCTTCGAAGCGACGAACGACGTCAAGAACGGCGAGGGAGGTATCCGGCTGCTCGCCGACGAGGCGGAACCCTACGTCGGGGCCGTCAAAGCGTTCTCGGAACCGGTCGACCTCCGCGGGAAGACCCTCTCGGTGTCGTTCCGGGCGAAGAACCCCCAGATCCATCGCCTAGAGGTCCAGCCGGTCGCGCCCGACCAGGGGAACGTCCTCCGGCTCAACCGGACGCACACCGGGCCGACGAACCACTGGATGACCCTCGACATGGGGGCGACCGGCGAGCGCGGGGATCCGGACCTCGGCGAGGTCTACGAGCTTCGTCTGATCGGTCGCCAGCGCAGCCAGGGGCAGGCCATCGACATGGCCATCGACGAGATTCGCGTCCACGACGCCCCCGATACGGGCAAGGTCATGCTCACCTGGGACGACTGCCACCACACGCATACCCGCGCCTTCGACATCATGGAGGAGTTCGGGTTCCCGGGCGTCGACGGGGTCATCACCCACGCCGTCGGCGCGAGTTCCCGACTCGACGTCAGCGAACTGCGCGAGATGAACTCCAGCGGCTGGGACATCGTCTCCCACCCGCACCCGGAGAACAACGGCAGCGCGGTGCTGACCGAGGAGAACTGGACCGAGACGGAACAGCGCGACATCATCGAGAAATCGATAAACTGGCTGGAGACCCGCGGCTTCGAAGACGGTGCGAAGTACCACATCGCCCCAGGGAACATCCGCGACGCGACGAACATGGAGCTCCTCCGGGAGTACCACGCGGGATCGATCAGCTACGGCGGCGGCAACGTCGGCCTCCCGGTGAACGACCCCCACGCGGTCGGTCGCATCGACGGCACGAGCGTCGAGGCCGTCAAGAACTCCGTGGACCTCGCCGAGAAGTACAACCAGCTGGTCGCCCCGATGTGGCACTCCATCGGCGACAACGGCGAGGACTTCGACATCTCCGAAGACGACTACCGCGAGCTGCTGGAGTACATCGACGACGCCGACGTCGACGTCGTGACGATGTCCGACCTCGTGGACTGA
- a CDS encoding alkaline phosphatase family protein, which yields MGLFDRLRGGEGPRVAFFGIDGVPYSLVADNEETFPNLNAMGSEGAGGTIDSIVPPESSACWPALTTGVNPGETGVYGFQDREVGSYDTYVPMGRDVQATRLWTRVSDAGREATVMNVPVTFPPDRDVQRMVSGFLSPGVEKAAYPDELRETLEGLDYKIDVNAKLGHADDKSDFIEDAHETLDARFEAFKHYIEEDDWNLFFGVFMTTDRVNHFLFKDYVQDGEYKEEFLEFYRKVDRYLGELRDLLDDETTMVVASDHGFTQLDHEVKCNVWLEENGWLSYEDDDHDSLGDISDDTRAYSLIPGRFYVNLEGREPRGSVPEEEYEEVRAELKAELEAMEGPDGRKVADRVVTKEDAFRGDHDDIAPDLVVIPNHGFDLKSGFKGGDEVFAKGPRNGMHSFDNACLFVDDDDASISDADLYDIAPTVLDLLEIETDRSDFDGASLV from the coding sequence ATGGGACTCTTCGATCGGCTTCGCGGCGGTGAAGGGCCGCGGGTCGCCTTCTTCGGGATCGACGGCGTGCCGTACTCGCTGGTCGCCGACAACGAGGAGACGTTTCCGAACCTCAACGCGATGGGCAGCGAGGGCGCCGGCGGCACCATCGACTCCATCGTGCCGCCGGAGTCGTCGGCCTGCTGGCCCGCGCTGACCACGGGCGTCAACCCCGGCGAGACCGGCGTCTACGGCTTCCAGGACCGCGAGGTCGGCAGCTACGACACGTACGTCCCGATGGGCCGGGACGTCCAGGCGACGCGGCTGTGGACCCGCGTCAGCGACGCCGGCCGCGAGGCGACGGTGATGAACGTGCCCGTCACGTTCCCGCCGGACCGCGACGTCCAGCGGATGGTCAGCGGCTTCCTCTCGCCCGGCGTCGAGAAGGCCGCCTACCCCGACGAACTGCGCGAGACCCTCGAGGGCCTCGACTACAAGATCGACGTCAACGCCAAGCTCGGCCACGCCGACGACAAGTCCGACTTCATCGAGGACGCCCACGAGACGCTGGACGCCCGCTTCGAGGCGTTCAAACACTACATCGAGGAGGACGACTGGAACCTCTTCTTCGGCGTCTTCATGACGACCGACCGGGTCAACCACTTCCTGTTCAAGGACTACGTCCAGGACGGCGAGTACAAGGAGGAGTTCCTCGAGTTCTACCGGAAGGTCGACCGCTACCTCGGGGAGCTCCGGGACCTGCTCGACGACGAGACGACGATGGTCGTCGCCTCCGACCACGGGTTCACGCAGCTCGACCACGAGGTCAAGTGCAACGTCTGGCTCGAGGAGAACGGCTGGCTCTCCTACGAGGACGACGACCACGACAGCCTCGGCGACATCAGCGACGACACGCGCGCGTACTCGCTCATCCCCGGCCGCTTCTACGTCAACCTCGAGGGCCGCGAACCCCGTGGGTCCGTCCCCGAGGAGGAGTACGAGGAGGTCCGCGCCGAACTCAAGGCCGAACTCGAGGCGATGGAGGGGCCCGACGGCCGGAAGGTCGCCGACCGCGTCGTCACGAAGGAGGACGCGTTCCGCGGCGACCACGACGACATCGCGCCGGACCTCGTCGTCATCCCGAACCACGGCTTCGACCTCAAGTCCGGCTTCAAGGGCGGCGACGAGGTGTTCGCCAAGGGCCCCCGCAACGGGATGCACAGCTTCGACAACGCCTGCCTGTTCGTCGACGACGACGACGCGTCGATCTCCGACGCCGACCTCTACGACATCGCGCCGACCGTCCTCGATCTGCTGGAGATCGAGACCGACCGCAGCGACTTCGACGGCGCGAGCCTAGTGTAG
- a CDS encoding YgaP family membrane protein has protein sequence MTEPNVGGLDRIARVGVGAILAVVGFSLLLAGPLPLYYGAAVLLAAVVLLTTAATQRCLLNEALGRNTCERPTAAE, from the coding sequence ATGACCGAGCCCAACGTCGGCGGTCTCGATCGCATCGCCCGGGTCGGCGTCGGCGCCATCCTCGCGGTCGTCGGGTTCTCGTTGCTGCTGGCGGGGCCGCTACCGCTGTACTACGGGGCCGCCGTCCTGCTGGCCGCGGTCGTGTTACTGACGACCGCCGCGACGCAGCGCTGCCTGCTGAACGAGGCGCTGGGACGGAACACCTGCGAACGGCCGACAGCAGCCGAGTAA
- a CDS encoding helix-turn-helix transcriptional regulator, translating to MTDDDVARFLADSPDRRRVLTRLADEPGTPAELASALPLSRRSVQRHLGQFADRDWVAKRDGAYHLTTTGELVVAEHTAYLEALQGIDDHGDVYRHLPDADHAPDPRWLDDATVTRASTEAPQAPVHSYLDSVRDFETDRVRMISPVLSRLFHDVHADLALEGTHTELVLSAATIDRARELNPTEFEIVVSVGVLDLYRHPDDVAFRTHARRRPRPAGRLRRRGAAAGLHRVDCSRVLPVGRGAVRAVPRRVRTGRPATVAAVRPRLRGVTTANLGIPRRGGRSDNGWHSGRQLS from the coding sequence ATGACGGACGACGACGTCGCGCGGTTCCTCGCCGATTCCCCCGACCGCCGGCGGGTGCTGACGCGCCTCGCCGACGAGCCGGGGACGCCCGCGGAACTGGCGTCGGCGCTGCCGCTCTCCCGGCGGAGCGTCCAGCGGCACCTCGGCCAGTTCGCCGACCGCGACTGGGTCGCCAAGCGCGACGGCGCCTACCACCTGACCACGACCGGCGAACTCGTCGTCGCCGAGCACACGGCCTACCTCGAGGCGCTCCAGGGGATCGACGACCACGGCGACGTCTATCGCCACCTCCCGGACGCCGACCACGCCCCCGACCCCCGGTGGCTCGACGACGCGACCGTCACCCGTGCGTCGACCGAGGCCCCGCAGGCGCCGGTCCACAGCTACCTCGACAGCGTCCGCGACTTCGAGACCGACCGGGTCCGGATGATCTCGCCCGTGTTGAGTCGGCTGTTCCACGACGTCCACGCCGACCTGGCGCTGGAGGGGACTCACACGGAACTGGTGTTGTCGGCGGCGACGATCGACCGCGCGCGGGAGCTGAACCCCACCGAGTTCGAGATCGTCGTCAGCGTCGGCGTCCTCGACCTCTACCGCCACCCCGACGACGTCGCCTTTCGGACTCACGCTCGGCGCCGACCGCGTCCTGCTGGGCGCCTACGACGCCGAGGGGCGGCTGCAGGCCTGCATCGAGTCGACTGTTCCCGCGTTCTACCGGTGGGGAGAGGGGCTGTTCGAGCAGTACCGCGACGCGTCCGAACCGGTCGACCCGCCACTGTCGCTGCCGTTCGACCTCGGCTCCGGGGGGTGACGACTGCCAACCTCGGTATCCCCCGGAGGGGTGGCCGGTCGGACAACGGGTGGCACAGCGGACGACAGCTCTCGTAA